The Triticum aestivum cultivar Chinese Spring chromosome 3A, IWGSC CS RefSeq v2.1, whole genome shotgun sequence genome includes a region encoding these proteins:
- the LOC123058394 gene encoding zinc-finger homeodomain protein 5, with the protein MEFRGEEDGDGSDVGDGAPPAAPHRSATANGPADNMQAEARRQYHECLRNHAAAAGGHVLDGCCEFMPASPEDPLACAACGCHRSFHRRDPSPRRAHLPLLAASARAPLLLPPAASKHPHQRLPFPYGLAASGGTGTTTESSSEERRGASPAPRKRSRTTFTREQKEQMLAFAERVGWRLQRQDEAMVGHFCAQAGVRRQALKVWMHNNKQSSSGRRQQQEKQQLQEHRQEQQQQ; encoded by the coding sequence ATGGAATTccggggagaggaggacggggacggcaGCGACGTGGGCGACGGCGCCCCGCCCGCGGCACCTCACCGCAGCGCCACCGCAAACGGGCCGGCAGACAACATGCAAGCGGAGGCGAGGCGGCAGTACCACGAGTGCCTCCGTAACCACGCGGCGGCCGCGGGCGGGCACGTCCTGGACGGATGCTGCGAGTTCATGCCGGCCTCTCCCGAAGACCCACTCGCATGCGCGGCCTGCGGCTGCCACCGCAGCTTCCACCGCCGCGACCCCTCGCCGAGGCGCGCCCACTTGCCGCTGCTGGCTGCCAGCGCGCGCGCACCATTGCTGCTCCCGCCGGCGGCGAGCAAGCACCCGCACCAGCGCTTGCCGTTCCCCTACGGCCTCGCGGCCAGCGGCGGCACCGGCACGACGACCGAGTCCTCCAGCGAGGAGCGGCGTGGGGCGTCGCCGGCGCCGCGGAAGCGTTCCAGGACGACGTTCACGCGGGAGCAGAAGGAGCAGATGCTGGCGTTCGCGGAGCGCGTCGGGTGGAGGCTGCAGCGGCAGGACGAGGCGATGGTGGGGCATTTCTGCGCGCAGGCCGGGGTCCGGAGGCAGGCGCTCAAGGTCTGGATGCACAACAACAAGCAGAGTAGCAGCGGTAGGAGGCAGCAGCAGGAGAAGCAGCAGCTTCAGGAGCATAgacaagagcagcagcagcagtag